Proteins encoded by one window of Arabidopsis thaliana chromosome 2, partial sequence:
- a CDS encoding WEB family protein (DUF827) (Plant protein of unknown function (DUF827); CONTAINS InterPro DOMAIN/s: Protein of unknown function DUF827, plant (InterPro:IPR008545); BEST Arabidopsis thaliana protein match is: Plant protein of unknown function (DUF827) (TAIR:AT3G56270.1); Has 1092 Blast hits to 990 proteins in 183 species: Archae - 2; Bacteria - 84; Metazoa - 493; Fungi - 73; Plants - 232; Viruses - 1; Other Eukaryotes - 207 (source: NCBI BLink).), whose product MALAEEQHQNYHVAEAIPGTPGIHDVRIQPGSENSGFCVDPVGVSNVPGIRRVGLRAEIDTSPPFGSVQEAVTRFGGRGYWVPFKLDDTFNGEFDIKRMEEHAAELEKDLIVKELETLDVLEALGSTKRIVEDLKRQLQQEALRCSDQLSSDIKEMNDEHCHHNPMSSPDLILMELKQAKMNLGKTMDNLVVIQSSVESLNKKMKEEKDFLEKTRAKLTYGFGGPVSLAEELSRIKVKPQVQDEPLREQVKMVAEADETGLNLQNKNSLRTAEMRLVAARKMEEAAKAAEALAIAEITMLSSNGESQDDDSEFCFPEPPRSPVTPRGLRIDNDFSTDKSSRRGILKKLEEATEGVKQSKQALEAALNRVEIANVKQLAAENAFRGWTKDSLKGDNFTPLNHTRRSFFSHLNKHHEPLDILPKPVLKSNISMRDVLRRKQVPKEDVVAPQRQSLEGQIPRRNVNLSQMLKELKQDVKFSARGEKEEVHEEKQYVTQRRKFGFIHITLPLQKQSKKKSSL is encoded by the exons ATGGCATTGGCAGAGGAGCAGCATCAGAATTATCATGTGGCTGAGGCGATTCCGGGTACGCCTGGGATCCATGATGTCAGGATTCAACCCGGTTCTGAGAATTCCGGGTTCTGTGTTGATCCGGTTGGTGTTTCTAATGTACCTGGAATTAGGAGAGTTGGGTTGAGAGCTGAAATCGATACTTCTCCTCCATTCGGATCGGTTCAGGAGGCGGTGACTCGATTCGGTGGTCGTGGTTATTGGGTTCCTTTCAAGCTTGATGACACTTTC AATGGTGAATTTGACATTAAGAGAATGGAGGAGCATGCAGCGGAGCTTGAGAAGGATCTGATTGTGAAAGAGCTTGAAACTTTGGATGTTTTAGAAGCTCTTGGATCAACCAAAAGGATCGTTGAAGATTTGAAGCGGCAGCTTCAGCAAGAAGCACTGAGATGCTCTGACCAACTCAGTTCAGATATCAAAGAGATGAACGATGAGCATTGCCATCACAATCCCATGTCATCTCCTGATTTGATCTTGATGGAATTGAAGCAAGCTAAGATGAATCTTGGTAAAACCATGGACAACCTTGTAGTGATCCAGTCCTCTGTTGAATCtctgaataagaaaatgaaagaagagaaagacttCCTTGAGAAGACACGGGCTAAGCTAACGTATGGGTTTGGTGGACCGGTATCTCTAGCTGAGGAGTTGAGTCGGATTAAGGTAAAACCACAGGTTCAAGATGAACCGTTAAGGGAGCAGGTTAAGATGGTTGCTGAAGCCGATGAAACGGGTTTAAACCTGCAGAACAAGAACAGTCTGAGAACTGCAGAGATGAGATTGGTTGCTGCtaggaaaatggaagaagctgCGAAAGCAGCGGAAGCACTTGCGATTGCTGAAATTACAATGTTATCATCCAATGGTGAAAGCCAGGACGATGATTCGGAATTTTGCTTTCCAGAGCCTCCAAGATCTCCTGTGACACCAAGAGGACTCAGGATTGATAATGACTTCTCCACGGATAAGAGTTCAAGACGAGGGATTTTGAAGAAGCTTGAGGAAGCTACTGAAGGAGTTAAACAAAGTAAGCAGGCTTTAGAAGCTGCGTTAAACCGAGTAGAGATCGCTAATGTGAAGCAACTTGCAGCTGAAAATGCTTTCCGCGGGTGGACAAAAGACTCATTGAAAGGCGATAACTTTACACCTTTGAATCATACCCGACGCTCCTTTTTCAGCCATTTGAACAAGCATCACGAGCCACTTGACATTCTCCCAAAGCCAGTGTTAAAGTCTAATATCTCAATGCGTGATGTTCTAAGGCGTAAGCAAGTTCCAAAGGAAGATGTTGTTGCTCCCCAAAGACAGAGCCTTGAAGGGCAAATACCGAGGCGAAATGTGAATTTGAGCCAAATGTTGAAGGAACTAAAGCAGGATGTGAAGTTTTCGGCAcggggagagaaagaggaggTACATGAAGAGAAACAGTACGTCACGCAGAGGAGAAAGTTTGGGTTCATACACATTACACTTCCACTGCAGAAGCAGAGCAAGAAAAAATCCAgcctttaa
- the HEME2 gene encoding Uroporphyrinogen decarboxylase (HEME2; FUNCTIONS IN: uroporphyrinogen decarboxylase activity; INVOLVED IN: porphyrin biosynthetic process; LOCATED IN: chloroplast, chloroplast stroma, chloroplast envelope; EXPRESSED IN: 25 plant structures; EXPRESSED DURING: 14 growth stages; CONTAINS InterPro DOMAIN/s: Uroporphyrinogen decarboxylase HemE (InterPro:IPR006361), Uroporphyrinogen decarboxylase (URO-D) (InterPro:IPR000257); BEST Arabidopsis thaliana protein match is: Uroporphyrinogen decarboxylase (TAIR:AT3G14930.2); Has 7458 Blast hits to 7455 proteins in 2032 species: Archae - 137; Bacteria - 4041; Metazoa - 236; Fungi - 136; Plants - 121; Viruses - 0; Other Eukaryotes - 2787 (source: NCBI BLink).), with amino-acid sequence MSILQVSTSSLSSSTLLSISPRKSLSSTKSCRIVRCSVEGTTVTERKVSATSEPLLLRAVKGEVVDRPPVWLMRQAGRYMKSYQTLCEKYPSFRDRSENADLVVEISLQPWKVFKPDGVILFSDILTPLSGMNIPFDIVKGKGPIIFNPPQSAADVAQVREFVPEESVPYVGEALRRLRNEVNNEAAVLGFVGAPFTLSSYVIEGGSSKNFTQIKRLAFSQPKVLHALLQKFTTSMITYIRYQADSGAQAVQIFDSWATELSPVDFEEFSLPYLKQIVEAVKQTHPNLPLILYASGSGGLLERLARTGVDVVSLDWTVDMAEGRDRLGRDIAVQGNVDPGVLFGSKEFITSRIHDTVKKAGRDKHILNLGHGIKVGTPEENVAHFFEVAQEIRY; translated from the exons ATGTCAATCCTTCAAGTCTCTACttcgtctctttcttcttctactcttcTCTCCATATCTCCCAGAAAATCTCTCTCATCTACCAAGTCATGCCGGATAGTTCGATGTTCCGTCGAGG GAACTACTGTAACCGAGAGAAAAGTCTCGGCAACCAGCGAGCCACTTCTTCTGAGAGCTGTTAAAGGTGAAGTTGTTGATAGACCTCCGGTTTGGCTTATGAGGCAAGCTGGGAGGTACATGAAG AGTTATCAAACTCTCTGTGAGAAGTATCCTTCTTTCAGAGATAGATCAGAGAATGCAGATCTTGTGGTGGAAATTTCTTTGCAGCCATGGAAGGTGTTTAAGCCAGATGGG GTGATTCTGTTCTCAGACATTCTCACTCCATTGTCTGGAATGAACATACCTTTCGACATTGTTAAAGGAAAAGGTCCTATCATCTTTAACCCGCCTCAATCAGCTGCCGACGTTGCTCAAGTTAGAGAATTCGTACCAGAGGAATCTGTTCCTTATGTTGGAGAAGCACTCAGAAGATTAAGAAATGAG GTGAACAATGAAGCCGCTGTTCTGGGATTTGTTGGAGCTCCATTTACACTTTCTTCGTATGTAATCGAAGGTGGCTCATCTAAGAACTTCACACAGATAAAAAGATTAGCTTTTTCTCAACCCAAG gTTCTACATGCCTTACTCCAGAAGTTCACAACCTCGATGATAACGTACATACGCTATCAAGCAGATAGCGGAGCTCAAGCTGTGCAAATATTCGACTCTTGGGCAACCGAGCTTAGCCCGGTGGATTTTGAGGAGTTTAGCTTACCTTATCTCAAACAGATTGTGGAAGCTGTGAAACAAACTCACCCAAACCTACCTCTCATACTTTATGCTAGTGGATCAGGAGGTTTGCTAGAGAGACTGGCTCGGACCGGTGTGGATGTTGTGAGCTTGGACTGGACTGTGGACATGGCTGAAGGAAGAGACCGGCTAGGAAGAGACATAGCAGTTCAAGGAAACGTTGATCCGGGAGTTCTATTTGGATCGAAAGAATTTATCACAAGCCGGATTCATGATACTGTGAAGAAAGCTGGGAGAGATAAACACATTCTCAACTTGGGGCATGGTATTAAAGTTGGAACCCCTGAAGAGAATGTAGCACACTTCTTTGAGGTTGCTCAAGAAATTAGATATTAA